Part of the Archocentrus centrarchus isolate MPI-CPG fArcCen1 chromosome 4, fArcCen1, whole genome shotgun sequence genome is shown below.
CCACATTcgctctctcacacacccacccacacacacacacacacacacacacacacacacgcacagcatTCGCATACACACAGGCTCACACGgagagctatttttttttttaaacctctaattagcaacaacagctgcagcacttttccaacaaaaacaacaatacgGCAGTTTTTAACATGATATTTACTGTCAATATTTTGACAGGGAGCGTACAATGGTTTGGTGGTACCGTATTGTGCGGTAATCACATGATTGGCAGCTTGATCCCCAGCTGCGCAAGACATAAACCCTTTATAGAGGCATCAGTTTATGTACTGCAACCAGACTGAACAAAAATCCCCTGTGTGATGCACCACAGCAACAATATAAAATGACTGTACATTTCCTACTGCCATGAAACCACTTTTCAAATATGCATATACAGAATTTCATCAGGCCAAAGTGATGACATCACACTTTAATATCTTATCATATTAGTCAGGCCCTTAACAGTATTCATATCTTATTAGTTTGTGTGATTGATACCAAAAGACTGTTATGAAAAATTAACTTTTCAGAAACATCTTCTAAATCATTTAAGGGGGACGTGCTTACAAATGATAAACAATTTACCCTTGATGCTCATCCAAATACACATCAACCTTTCAAGGTGTGATATCAGCCTTTTTTCTGATTTACAGCCGTTTTGTGCAATATAAAGCACTCCAAAACAAAAATTGACTTCAAAAGGAGCTTAATACATTATTTAGATCATGTTTGGCTTTTAGATCCTGTCAGTCCCCATACCAACAGCTCTGCATCTCCTTTCACTTCTGCTCTGCCTGACAGGCAGGCCCTTTTGTTTAACTGAGTTTCTAAGGAGAATCTTCTGAGgtacaaaatcaatcattcgATGAGGTGTCAGgtgtgttttttgcttttttttttttttgtcttcatgttGCTTTCATTGCTGTTCATCCTGCTCCAGGAGAGCTTGGTAGATTTCTGATTTCAGAAATCGTGGATAACAGTCGTTTTCCATCAGGCCATATATCAGTTTCTGCGCCCTGTCGAAGCAATTTGGCCCCGGCTGAGAGATATTTTCGCTGATTTCTTCTCTCGTCACACAGTCGATGTTTATCTGAGTTCAGagaacagcagcttttattttgacctttctttctgaatatatttttacatCCTGTGTTTAGATAAACTATGTGACACTGAGCAACAAAGAGTGAAAGGCTTCCTTTAAACGTGAAtgtttttcacagtaaaagcgtGTTGAACTACCAGCAGCTGAGGGTGATTTGAAGATACACAAGTCTGACTTTACTCAATTTACAAAAGTCATACCTGTCTAGTCGCACCAACTTGAACAAACTCGGTGTAAATCCTTTTGGCAGCAACGGTCATTTCTCTCGCTCTGGTAATTTTCTTGTACTTCTCACAGGCCAGCCAAAAAAGAAGGTTCTCCTCACTGTACTCTGTCCTCAAGAAGTCCTCAAACACCAGCTGGCCAGCTGTGCAAAGGCaacagaaacactttgaaatccTGACAGTTTCATTTCAAACACTGAAGAAGCAAAGACTTGAATTTTTAAGGACCCGAGTGTCATAATTCTCCATGCTTTAAAATACAGGGTGTTCAGTCTGCTACAGTTTTCTGCTGTACAGTTTTATAACTACACAGGTTGGAAAAGcttcttatttctttctttcctgttttacacCACAAAACTGAATCAACAGCTACCAGAGAGCAGGTATCTCACATTTATCAGGCTGACAATTAGATAAAACGGTTATAACCAGTTACTTTGGAGTAGCAGTGTCAGGTAAGGCCAGCTTTTTATGCTCCAACATCGAACAGTAGGCATAAATGCATATTAACCTATTACTTGTCAATGCCCATGCTGTGTATAGGAGTGATTATATAACGGTGTCTGCAGTCATTATTTCTGGTCTGTTTTGTCCAAATGGccttatttttttcagattttaataatttttactCACTTTTATAGATCATAAGATGGCACAGGCCatgaaattattatattttctttaaaaagtgtCTAATATAGCTGAGAAACACGTTTTGGTTCGTGTTTTTGTCCATCGTGttgtataataaaaatatttttgaattcCTTTTGGTAACATTTTAtgtactttatttatatttaataattgtatcacattaaaattattttaaaatcatgtttatCTCTAAAAAATATGTGACTAAGAATTTTGCATCAATAtgacatgtatatatatactacTCTAAAATCTAAAAAGTACTTGGACCAAGAGCATTTTTTCAGTGTCAAAGTTTTTTTCTAAAAGTTTAAAATTGTCAGTTCTGTTTCCATCAAACTTGGTCATCGAGGtcgaaaaaaaaatagattgccTAATTTGGCTATAACAGAGTTGACTTATCATACTGTTTGTTTCTCTGAATGAAAGTAATAAAATATGTACTTTGTGTTTGGCAGTCATGGATTTGTTAAAATTATCTGATATCTCAttgaaaacatgtttaatattGGCCAGTCGATCTGCGTCCCTGCCCTCACCTATCATCACGAGCTCTGGGTAGAGACCGAAAGAACGAGATCGAGGATACAAGGATGCACATCGAAAGGAGCTGGTTAAAGTTGATCAGGTaactgactaggatgcctcctgggcacctcctaggtgaggtgttctacacgtgtcctactgggaggagactccccagatgagctggaaaaGGTGGTGGGTGAGGGACGTCTGGGCTTCTCTAATTAGACTTTCACCCCCGCAACTCGAACTAGGATAagtggtagaaaatggatggatggaaagtgttcctttaattttccgAGCAGTGTACAACagttcaagaatcaagaatcaagaatgcctttattagtcccacaaatcgggaaattgcagttaacagaacatccatccaaaacaagcataaacataacacagacaggggggacagCTGTCTGaagtcatgcagccgtttctcaacggcgctacctttagcagaaagacagaaagagatacattgggatagttaggttcaaaaaatcatctcatactgtgttcataaagaacaccttacgaagttccaaaaaacacctcagcaaaagcatattgcacatataaagccgggatagcagtatggtgggtagggtcagggtcaggaggggatgcagacggagacgagagggtgggggcattgtggagcccagatgccagctcccagccaaaacagttcgctgatagtgatggaagttcatcagcggccttggtacaccagatccagcttcacaaatcacagagagggctgagggggagggcGGCCGTCACgcatagctctggagagatatgattgccagccaaggccggctagggagccgaattctgataatgcagatgttgttttggaacaggctgcttgttttttttcaacagccttcagtctcactgggaaaccattcaataaatccaataatccaaattcattagttaccgtcctcactgtgcagaaccgtaccttatctccagatcgaacccctctcacctgctactccccaagtctacggctcaggttcatcagtctgtacggttctggtcagcccatccacctgggtcggcagcctctgcagatgtcgaactgccgtccaggttttcttgatttctcggtaaatcaggtatcctccgagcccaaacagaaaagataccgctaccagatagccaaatatgtaagcgtcttccacgtcttccacctcgagggccgagaagcacacaggtctccacgagctccaagaatcgatgacgtatccaaccgggtctgttccactcggacacgcaggctcccctttcccagatctcatagtggaaaaaattcgatcaatggtcgtgaaggcccagtttgccaaatccatattgctctcaatcttattcttattcgaacagtgtgcaagagacgctctcacagcaagcagcaagcaggaaagatagggagggcagggagagagatagaatgcgaccgtccccgtcagaggctggagcaagagcTGGAGCAGTTGCCGTGTCTTTTAAAACCTTGTTTTCTTGGTTACCACTGTGACATTAAATAGAGTTCCTTTTGAAATATATTACTGACAAATTTGTGTTCATGGACAGGAAACAGCATAATAATTCAcgtccatgaacacaaaaaaaataaagagactcTTTGTGAcagtttcacaaactgctgtgagACCGGGTTGATCCAAAATATGACCAATTCCAAGCTTTTACTGCATGGTTTTGATGCCTGAAACTAAATCAAAACCCAGTGACAATGAAGATAAATGGGGAAACTTTAATGTGATTTCGACACAAGACTCAGGAATGCTTGCTTGGGTCAGATCAATATGATTGTTAGGAGGGCTTGTTAGAATTTTCAATCATGTGcaaactaaaattttaaaaaagtgatatATAACTTTCTTCAAAAAGGATATATAAATGATTACACAATTTCTTGGTGGCAAGAtacaaaatctaaaaaaaagttgactgaaaattcatcttttaaaaaagttggaaaaaaaaaaatctaattgagCATTGTATTATTTCCAGCAGCCTTCAGAGCCAATAATCATTTGTTGCGGCTGCCtttgcaagctgctttgcaacccacctaaACTCCAGCTATCGATGCTATTTATGACTTCTCATGTTATTGATGCCAAATGCTCTCTGTACTGTGagggaagctgctgctgctgctctccccgCCTTTTAATTTTCCATGTATGTGCATGAAAGTTCAGAGAGGTCTCAGAGCAGAACCATATCACCAA
Proteins encoded:
- the LOC115779363 gene encoding regulator of G-protein signaling 21-like, which gives rise to MLAPADDVMAWGESFDHLLKCKTGQLVFEDFLRTEYSEENLLFWLACEKYKKITRAREMTVAAKRIYTEFVQVGATRQINIDCVTREEISENISQPGPNCFDRAQKLIYGLMENDCYPRFLKSEIYQALLEQDEQQ